In the Oryzias latipes chromosome 9, ASM223467v1 genome, one interval contains:
- the rictor gene encoding rapamycin-insensitive companion of mTOR isoform X2 produces the protein MAASFRGRPIRSLRMRGRNDSGEENVPLDLSREPSENFREILQNVAKPHGVSNMRKLGHLNNFIKLLCSVGHHEEQFGFTYEEIIICLRLALLNEAKEVRAAGLRALRYLIRDTCVLQKVLRLQVDYLISRCIDIQQSNEGERTQALRLVRKIISVNAMLFPTSITNSLIAIGTDGLQERDRMVRAAIAIVCELALKNPEVVAKRGGLSTILKSVIDCQLSRINEALITTILHLLNHPCTRQYVRTDVELEQILAPFTDFHYRHNADTAEGQIKEDREARFLSSRMAIVAAFRSWSGIINLCKDENSGIQSLIGLLCIPNMEVRKGLLEVFYEIFRLPIPIATQDFAEALQSVDPARFQDTWRLSDGFVAAEAKVVLLHRARSRPDLMDNYLAFVLSAFISSGLLEGLVEVVTSSDDQLSIRATILLGDLLHMANTILPHSHSHHLHCLPTLINMAASFDIPQEKRLRASAAVNNLKRFHEWKKKGLKPYSLYLDHIIRKSVLTHNRRDSHSRVQKDIYVIKDAEEALMLNLRDSQILNHKQNLEWNWLLIATILKWPNVNLRNNKDEQMHKFVRRLLYFYKPSSKLYAGLALDHPNARQLTVVGCQFVEFLLDSDEDGQGYLEDLVRDMVSWLSSCSGLKPDRCLQSNGLLTTLSQHYFLFLGTLSPHPQGVKLLEKCGLFQCLLNLCSIKNQDALLKLAVTTLDYSRDGLARVILSKVLTAATDTCRLYATKHLRVLLRAGVEFFSSWGMELLVTQLHDHSKVVSIEALDILDEACEDKANLHALIQLKPAVSHLGDKGLLLLLRFLSIPKGFSYLNERGYVSKQLDKWQKEYNLKYVDLIEEQLNEALTTYRKPVDGDNYVRRSNQRLQRPNVYLPVHLYGQLVHDKTGCHLLEAQNVVPDLSYTIRSPMLDTWEGIKQLKASLWALGNIGSSNWGLNLLQEENVIPDILVLAQHCEVLSVRGTCIYVLGVISKTKQGCEVLKQYGWDAVRHSRRTLWPVTPDEVDTQLISELSSVPSTLSLNSESTSSRHNSENMYIPDDDKCDSLDLSDEPCLYFHSKPIKDRSPFTILASTRFVRPRFLNSLSLPSKKPRSTSDPKTLSGSRTPMELMTGSMRRTRTVTEPSAYSPNQGDGFSSVFNGRAMPKSPTVSLETSFVGTKGDSEEHLVANRLARGGCSGLGLGGLVGHGPVEPHSREKEQSSRERLAGDGSSSSSAGNVVGGGGGGGGTQFKSRSQSFNTDTTTSGISSMSSSPSRETVGNPEHPEPEPDSSDCVSLNTVVSAKTVKTISSLSPQPQTNHMSTSYKSSNVSLVPPGSSHTLPRRAQSLKSPSVTTIKSLADCSFMYTSPRDALGYATLKRLQQQRIHPSLSHSEALASPAKDVLFTDTITMKTGSLDSRLTPRRISDRRRTCPEPTTISPYRRLSRTLVPRLSPQILSRTSPLALPRFLKALSFASLDKEELLSPINQSTLQRCSSVRSMVSSVTFGCNDDYIGLALPMNINDIFHIRDAAYFQQRVSPPSEERKRFLFGDGDGDRPALPLLKQQFSISELIVCRGDTQNHMVGAEETGLQEHTEENCLYCVGSIVLGYPTQPQINSTHPRTDYVDFQSWGGQSGHRLEVMPQSKFSGVSGCSDAAVSQGSMSSTPTANDIVIGGKAISEDGPASRVLLRKEVLRLIINLSSSVGTKGHETGLLTIKEKFPYAFDDICLYSEVSHLLSHCMFRLTSRRFIQELFQDVQFMPMYEEAEAILTKLPKPGEEDLNPPAES, from the exons ATGGCGGCCAGCTTCCGCGGCCGTCCTATCCGGAGTCTTCGGATGCGAG ggCGGAATGACAGCGGGGAGGAGAACGTACCGCTGGATCTGAGTAGAG AACCATCAGAAAACTTCCGGGAAATTCTTCAAAATGTGGCTAAACCACACGGAGTTAGCAACATGCGAAAACTGGGCCACCTGAACAACTTCATAAAG CTCCTGTGCAGTGTTGGTCACCATGAGGAGCAATTTGGGTTTACATACGAAGAAATCATCATTTG TCTGCGACTGGCTTTGCTGAATGAAGCAAAGGAAGTGCGTGCTGCGGGTTTGCGAGCACTTCGTTACCTCATTAGAGACACATGTGTGCTTCAAAAGGTCCTCAGACTACAGGTGGATTATTTGATATCCAG ATGCATTGATATCCAACAGAGCAATGAGGGGGAGAGAACTCAGGCTCTGCGTCTGGTTCGCAAG ATTATCAGCGTCAATGCGATGCTGTTCCCCACTTCCATCACAAACTCTCTAATAGCCATTGGCACAGATGGACTACAGGAGAGAGACAGAATGGTCCGTGCTGCTATCGCCATTGTGTGCGAGCTGG CCTTGAAGAACCCGGAGGTGGTCGCCAAACGTGGAGGTCTCAGCACGATTTTAAAAAGTGTGATCGACTGTCAGCTTAGTCGCATCAATGAAGCACTGATCACCACCATCCTCCATCTGCTCAACCACCCGTGTACCCGGCAGTATGTCCGCACGGACGTTGAGCTTGAG CAAATCCTTGCACCTTTCACCGACTTTCACTATCGGCACAATGCAGACACAGCTGAAGGGCAAATCAA ggaGGATAGGGAGGCCCGTTTCTTATCGAGCAGAATGGCAATAGTTGCTGCCTTCCGTTCCTGGTCTG gGATTATTAACCTCTGCAAAGATGAAAACTCTGGGATTCAGTCTTTGATTGGATTACTTTGCATACCAAATATGGAAGTTCgg AAAGGCCTGTTGGAGGTGTTTTATGAAATATTCAGGCTCCCCATTCCCATTGCAACCCAAGATTTTGCTGAAGCTCTCCAAAGTGTTG ACCCTGCCAGGTTCCAGGACACCTGGAGACTGTCTGATGGGTTTGTTGCTGCTGAAGCTAAAGTCGTCCTTCTTCATCGGGCCCGCTCAAG gcCTGATCTGATGGACAACTACCTGGCGTTTGTTCTTTCAGCCTTCATCAGCAGCGGGCTGTTGGAG GGCTTGGTGGAAGTGGTGACCAGCAGTGATGACCAGCTTTCTATCAGAGCCACCATCCTCCTTGGAGATCTTCTACATATG GCAAACACCATTCTCCCTCACTCCCACAGTCACCACCTTCACTGCCTCCCAACTCTCATCAACATGGCGGCCTCGTTTGACATCCCCCAAGAGAAACGACT TCGTGCGAGTGCAGCAGTGAACAATCTGAAGCGCTTTCACGAGTGGAAGAAGAAAGGTTTGAAGCCGTACAGTCTTTACCTGGATCACATCATTCGCAAGTCCGTGTTGACGCACAACCGCAGAGATTCCCACTCACGAGTCCAAAAAGACATCTATGTGATAAAG GACGCAGAAGAAGCACTGATGCTGAACCTGAGAGACAGTCAGATTCTCAACCACAAGCAGAACCTGGAGTGGAACTGGCTGCTTATAGCCACCATCCTTAAA tGGCCAAATGTTAACCTTAGGAACAACAAAGATGAACAGATGCACAA gtttGTTCGAAGGCTGCTGTATTTTTATAAACCCAGTAGTAAATTGTACGCAGGGTTAGCATTGGACCACCCAAATGCTCGACAGCTCACTGTGGTTGGCTGTCAGTTTGTGGAGTTCCTCTTGGACTCAGATGAG GACGGTCAGGGTTACCTGGAGGATCTAGTACGAGACATGGTGTCATGGCTGTCCTCCTGTTCGGGACTGAAGCCCGACCGCTGTTTGCAGAGCAACGGCTTACTCACCACACTAAGCCAGCACTACTTCCTCTTCCTTGGGACTCTCTCTCCTCACCCACAGGGAGTCAAACTACTAGAGAAATGTGGCCTGTTTCAATG CCTGCTGAATTTGTGCTCCATAAAGAACCAGGATGCTCTGCTAAAGCTCGCTGTAACCACATTGGACTACAGCCGAGACGGTCTGGCCAGAGTGATCCTCTCTAAGGTCCTCACTGCAGCTACTGAC ACGTGCAGGCTGTATGCCACCAAGcacctgcgtgtcctcctgcgcGCGGGCGTGGAGTTCTTCAGCAGCTGGGGCATGGAGCTGCTGGTCACGCAGCTTCACGACCACAGCAAGGTGGTTTCCATAGAGGCTCTGGACATACTGGACGAGGCGTGTGAGGACAAG GCCAACCTTCATGCTTTGATCCAGCTGAAGCCCGCTGTGTCCCACCTGGGAGACAAAGGTCTCTTGCTGCTCCTCAG gtTCCTGTCCATTCCCAAAGGTTTCTCCTACCTCAACGAGAGGGGTTATGTCAGCAAACAGCTGGATAAATGGCAGAAG GAGTACAACCTTAAGTATGTGGACTTGATAGAGGAGCAGCTCAATGAAGCACTGACAACTTACCGCAAACCTGTCGATGGAGACAACTATGTTAGACGCAGCAACCAAAG GTTACAAAGACCAAATGTCTATCTGCCTGTGCACTTGTACGGTCAGCTTGTCCATGATAAGACGGGCTGTCATCTGTTAGAGGCCCAG AATGTGGTTCCAGACCTCAGCTACACAATCCGCTCCCCGATGCTGGACACCTGGGAAGGAATTAAACAGCTGAAAGCGTCTCTCTGGGCTCTG GGTAACATTGGCTCTTCAAACTGGGGCTTgaatctcctgcaggaggagaatGTCATTCCTGATATCCTGGTGCTGGCGCAGCACTGTGAGGTTTTGTCAGTGCGAGG TACTTGTATTTATGTGCTCGGAGTGATTTCCAAGACCAAGCAGGGCTGCGAGGTGCTGAAGCAGTACGGTTGGGATGCGGTCAGACACAGTCGCAGGACACTGTGGCCCGTCACTCCAGACGAGGTTGACACGCAGCTGATTTCTGAGCTTTCATCTGTTCCGAGCACGCTCAGTCTGAACTCTGAGTCCACCAGTTCGCGCCACAATAGCGAGA ACATGTACATCCCGGATGATGACAAGTGTGATTCTCTGGACCTGTCGGATGAGCCCTGTCTGTATTTTCACTCCAAACCAATCAAGGATCGCAGCCCTTTTACGATCCTGGCTTCCACGCGCTTCGTTCGCCCCCGATTCCTCAACTCTCTGTCCCTCCCCAGCAAGAAACCCAGATCCACCAGTGACCCAAAGACCCTGTCAGGCTCTCGCACCCCAATGGAGCTCATGACAGGCAGCATGAGGCGGACTAGGACAGTGACAGAACCTTCAGCCTACAGTCCAAACCAGGGAGACGGCTTCTCGTCTGTGTTTAATGGCAGAGCAATGCCAAAGAGTCCAACGGTTAGTCTGGAGACGTCTTTTGTTGGGACCAAAGGGGACTCTGAGGAGCATCTTGTGGCCAACAGGCTGGCAAGAGGAGGATGCTCTGGCCTCGGACTCGGTGGTCTTGTTGGACACGGACCGGTGGAGCCCCACAGCCGAGAaaaggagcagagcagccgAGAGCGTTTAGCAGGAGATGGCAGCTCTTCTTCTAGTGCCGGCAATGTTGTcgggggaggagggggtggtgggggcacTCAATTCAAAAGCCGCAGCCAGAGCTTTAACACGGACACCACAACAAGCGGCATCAGCTCCATGAGCTCCAGCCCCTCACGGGAGACCGTTGGAAACCCCGAGCATCCGGAGCCGGAGCCCGACTCCTCTGACTGCGTGAGCCTCAACACCGTCGTCTCTGCCAAGACGGTCAAAACCATCTCCTCCCTGTCCCCCCAGCCACAGACCAACCACATGTCCACCTCATACAAGTCCTCCAACGTCTCCCTGGTACCCCCGGGCTCCTCGCACACTCTGCCCCGCCGGGCCCAGTCTCTCAAATCTCCCTCGGTGACCACCATCAAGAGCCTGGCTGACTGCAGCTTCATGTACACCAGCCCTAGAGATGCGCTGGGCTACGCCACACTGAagaggctgcagcagcagaggataCACCCGTCTTTGTCCCACAGTGAGGCGCTGGCCTCACCTGCTAAGGATGTGCTCTTCACCGACACGATCACCATGAAAACCGGCAGCCTGGACTCCAGATTAACACCTCGCAG GATATCAGATAGGAGGCGCACCTGTCCAGAACCCACCACCATAAGTCCGTACCGCAGGCTGTCCAGAACACTTGTACCGCG CCTCTCGCCCCAGATCCTCTCACGCACCTCTCCGCTCGCCCTCCCTAGGTTCCTGAAAGCTCTGAGCTTCGCTTCTTTAGACAAAGAGGAACTTCTCAGCCCCATCAACCAAAGCACTCTGCAGCGCTGCTCTTCAGTGCGCTCTATGGTCTCCAGTGTCACCTTTGGGTGTAACGATGATTATATCGGCCTTGCGCTGCCAATGAACATCAACGATATTTTCCACATCCGGGACGCAGCCTACTTCCAGCAAAGGGTCAGCCCACCGTCAGAGGAGAGGAAGCGCTTCCTTTTTGGAGATGGAGACG GGGATCGACCTGCTCTCCCACTGCTGAAGCAGCAGTTTAGCATCTCCGAGTTGATCGTGTGCCGAGGTGACACCCAGAACCACATGGTGGGTGCAGAGGAGACGGGCCTGCAGGAGCACACTGAAGAAAACTGCCTCTATTGTGTGGGTTCCATCGTCCTCGGTTACCCCACACAGCCACAGATCAACAGCACCCACCCTCGGACAG atTATGTGGACTTCCAATCATGGGGAGGTCAGAGTGGTCATCGCTTGGAGGTGATGCCTCAGTCGAAGTTCTCTGGGGTGTCTGGCTGCAGTGATGCTGCTGTGTCACAGGGCTCCATGTCCAGCACTCCCACAGCCAATGACATTGTCATCG GTGGAAAGGCGATATCAGAGGACGGCCCTGCCTCTAGAGTATTGCTGAGGAAGGAGGTGCTTCGCCTCATCATCAACCTCAGCTCCTCAGTTGGAACCAAAGGCCATGAAACTGGACTTCTGAC AATTAAAGAGAAGTTTCCGTATGCTTTCGACGACATTTGCCTCTACTCCGAGGTCTCACATCTCTTGTCCCACTGTATGTTCCGCCTGACCTCAAGACGTTTCATACAAGAACTCTTCCAGGATGTGCAATTTATGCCA ATGTACGAGGAAGCAGAGGCAATCTTGACAAAACTACCAAAACCTGGTGAGGAGGATCTAAACCCTCCTGCAGA
- the rictor gene encoding rapamycin-insensitive companion of mTOR isoform X4 has protein sequence MAASFRGRPIRSLRMRGRNDSGEENVPLDLSREPSENFREILQNVAKPHGVSNMRKLGHLNNFIKLLCSVGHHEEQFGFTYEEIIICLRLALLNEAKEVRAAGLRALRYLIRDTCVLQKVLRLQVDYLISRCIDIQQSNEGERTQALRLVRKIISVNAMLFPTSITNSLIAIGTDGLQERDRMVRAAIAIVCELALKNPEVVAKRGGLSTILKSVIDCQLSRINEALITTILHLLNHPCTRQYVRTDVELEQILAPFTDFHYRHNADTAEGQIKEDREARFLSSRMAIVAAFRSWSGIINLCKDENSGIQSLIGLLCIPNMEVRKGLLEVFYEIFRLPIPIATQDFAEALQSVDPARFQDTWRLSDGFVAAEAKVVLLHRARSRPDLMDNYLAFVLSAFISSGLLEGLVEVVTSSDDQLSIRATILLGDLLHMANTILPHSHSHHLHCLPTLINMAASFDIPQEKRLRASAAVNNLKRFHEWKKKGLKPYSLYLDHIIRKSVLTHNRRDSHSRVQKDIYVIKDAEEALMLNLRDSQILNHKQNLEWNWLLIATILKWPNVNLRNNKDEQMHKFVRRLLYFYKPSSKLYAGLALDHPNARQLTVVGCQFVEFLLDSDEDGQGYLEDLVRDMVSWLSSCSGLKPDRCLQSNGLLTTLSQHYFLFLGTLSPHPQGVKLLEKCGLFQCLLNLCSIKNQDALLKLAVTTLDYSRDGLARVILSKVLTAATDTCRLYATKHLRVLLRAGVEFFSSWGMELLVTQLHDHSKVVSIEALDILDEACEDKANLHALIQLKPAVSHLGDKGLLLLLRFLSIPKGFSYLNERGYVSKQLDKWQKEYNLKYVDLIEEQLNEALTTYRKPVDGDNYVRRSNQRLQRPNVYLPVHLYGQLVHDKTGCHLLEAQNVVPDLSYTIRSPMLDTWEGIKQLKASLWALGNIGSSNWGLNLLQEENVIPDILVLAQHCEVLSVRGTCIYVLGVISKTKQGCEVLKQYGWDAVRHSRRTLWPVTPDEVDTQLISELSSVPSTLSLNSESTSSRHNSESESQPNMYIPDDDKCDSLDLSDEPCLYFHSKPIKDRSPFTILASTRFVRPRFLNSLSLPSKKPRSTSDPKTLSGSRTPMELMTGSMRRTRTVTEPSAYSPNQGDGFSSVFNGRAMPKSPTVSLETSFVGTKGDSEEHLVANRLARGGCSGLGLGGLVGHGPVEPHSREKEQSSRERLAGDGSSSSSAGNVVGGGGGGGGTQFKSRSQSFNTDTTTSGISSMSSSPSRETVGNPEHPEPEPDSSDCVSLNTVVSAKTVKTISSLSPQPQTNHMSTSYKSSNVSLVPPGSSHTLPRRAQSLKSPSVTTIKSLADCSFMYTSPRDALGYATLKRLQQQRIHPSLSHSEALASPAKDVLFTDTITMKTGSLDSRLTPRRFLKALSFASLDKEELLSPINQSTLQRCSSVRSMVSSVTFGCNDDYIGLALPMNINDIFHIRDAAYFQQRVSPPSEERKRFLFGDGDGDRPALPLLKQQFSISELIVCRGDTQNHMVGAEETGLQEHTEENCLYCVGSIVLGYPTQPQINSTHPRTDYVDFQSWGGQSGHRLEVMPQSKFSGVSGCSDAAVSQGSMSSTPTANDIVIGGKAISEDGPASRVLLRKEVLRLIINLSSSVGTKGHETGLLTIKEKFPYAFDDICLYSEVSHLLSHCMFRLTSRRFIQELFQDVQFMPMYEEAEAILTKLPKPGEEDLNPPAES, from the exons ATGGCGGCCAGCTTCCGCGGCCGTCCTATCCGGAGTCTTCGGATGCGAG ggCGGAATGACAGCGGGGAGGAGAACGTACCGCTGGATCTGAGTAGAG AACCATCAGAAAACTTCCGGGAAATTCTTCAAAATGTGGCTAAACCACACGGAGTTAGCAACATGCGAAAACTGGGCCACCTGAACAACTTCATAAAG CTCCTGTGCAGTGTTGGTCACCATGAGGAGCAATTTGGGTTTACATACGAAGAAATCATCATTTG TCTGCGACTGGCTTTGCTGAATGAAGCAAAGGAAGTGCGTGCTGCGGGTTTGCGAGCACTTCGTTACCTCATTAGAGACACATGTGTGCTTCAAAAGGTCCTCAGACTACAGGTGGATTATTTGATATCCAG ATGCATTGATATCCAACAGAGCAATGAGGGGGAGAGAACTCAGGCTCTGCGTCTGGTTCGCAAG ATTATCAGCGTCAATGCGATGCTGTTCCCCACTTCCATCACAAACTCTCTAATAGCCATTGGCACAGATGGACTACAGGAGAGAGACAGAATGGTCCGTGCTGCTATCGCCATTGTGTGCGAGCTGG CCTTGAAGAACCCGGAGGTGGTCGCCAAACGTGGAGGTCTCAGCACGATTTTAAAAAGTGTGATCGACTGTCAGCTTAGTCGCATCAATGAAGCACTGATCACCACCATCCTCCATCTGCTCAACCACCCGTGTACCCGGCAGTATGTCCGCACGGACGTTGAGCTTGAG CAAATCCTTGCACCTTTCACCGACTTTCACTATCGGCACAATGCAGACACAGCTGAAGGGCAAATCAA ggaGGATAGGGAGGCCCGTTTCTTATCGAGCAGAATGGCAATAGTTGCTGCCTTCCGTTCCTGGTCTG gGATTATTAACCTCTGCAAAGATGAAAACTCTGGGATTCAGTCTTTGATTGGATTACTTTGCATACCAAATATGGAAGTTCgg AAAGGCCTGTTGGAGGTGTTTTATGAAATATTCAGGCTCCCCATTCCCATTGCAACCCAAGATTTTGCTGAAGCTCTCCAAAGTGTTG ACCCTGCCAGGTTCCAGGACACCTGGAGACTGTCTGATGGGTTTGTTGCTGCTGAAGCTAAAGTCGTCCTTCTTCATCGGGCCCGCTCAAG gcCTGATCTGATGGACAACTACCTGGCGTTTGTTCTTTCAGCCTTCATCAGCAGCGGGCTGTTGGAG GGCTTGGTGGAAGTGGTGACCAGCAGTGATGACCAGCTTTCTATCAGAGCCACCATCCTCCTTGGAGATCTTCTACATATG GCAAACACCATTCTCCCTCACTCCCACAGTCACCACCTTCACTGCCTCCCAACTCTCATCAACATGGCGGCCTCGTTTGACATCCCCCAAGAGAAACGACT TCGTGCGAGTGCAGCAGTGAACAATCTGAAGCGCTTTCACGAGTGGAAGAAGAAAGGTTTGAAGCCGTACAGTCTTTACCTGGATCACATCATTCGCAAGTCCGTGTTGACGCACAACCGCAGAGATTCCCACTCACGAGTCCAAAAAGACATCTATGTGATAAAG GACGCAGAAGAAGCACTGATGCTGAACCTGAGAGACAGTCAGATTCTCAACCACAAGCAGAACCTGGAGTGGAACTGGCTGCTTATAGCCACCATCCTTAAA tGGCCAAATGTTAACCTTAGGAACAACAAAGATGAACAGATGCACAA gtttGTTCGAAGGCTGCTGTATTTTTATAAACCCAGTAGTAAATTGTACGCAGGGTTAGCATTGGACCACCCAAATGCTCGACAGCTCACTGTGGTTGGCTGTCAGTTTGTGGAGTTCCTCTTGGACTCAGATGAG GACGGTCAGGGTTACCTGGAGGATCTAGTACGAGACATGGTGTCATGGCTGTCCTCCTGTTCGGGACTGAAGCCCGACCGCTGTTTGCAGAGCAACGGCTTACTCACCACACTAAGCCAGCACTACTTCCTCTTCCTTGGGACTCTCTCTCCTCACCCACAGGGAGTCAAACTACTAGAGAAATGTGGCCTGTTTCAATG CCTGCTGAATTTGTGCTCCATAAAGAACCAGGATGCTCTGCTAAAGCTCGCTGTAACCACATTGGACTACAGCCGAGACGGTCTGGCCAGAGTGATCCTCTCTAAGGTCCTCACTGCAGCTACTGAC ACGTGCAGGCTGTATGCCACCAAGcacctgcgtgtcctcctgcgcGCGGGCGTGGAGTTCTTCAGCAGCTGGGGCATGGAGCTGCTGGTCACGCAGCTTCACGACCACAGCAAGGTGGTTTCCATAGAGGCTCTGGACATACTGGACGAGGCGTGTGAGGACAAG GCCAACCTTCATGCTTTGATCCAGCTGAAGCCCGCTGTGTCCCACCTGGGAGACAAAGGTCTCTTGCTGCTCCTCAG gtTCCTGTCCATTCCCAAAGGTTTCTCCTACCTCAACGAGAGGGGTTATGTCAGCAAACAGCTGGATAAATGGCAGAAG GAGTACAACCTTAAGTATGTGGACTTGATAGAGGAGCAGCTCAATGAAGCACTGACAACTTACCGCAAACCTGTCGATGGAGACAACTATGTTAGACGCAGCAACCAAAG GTTACAAAGACCAAATGTCTATCTGCCTGTGCACTTGTACGGTCAGCTTGTCCATGATAAGACGGGCTGTCATCTGTTAGAGGCCCAG AATGTGGTTCCAGACCTCAGCTACACAATCCGCTCCCCGATGCTGGACACCTGGGAAGGAATTAAACAGCTGAAAGCGTCTCTCTGGGCTCTG GGTAACATTGGCTCTTCAAACTGGGGCTTgaatctcctgcaggaggagaatGTCATTCCTGATATCCTGGTGCTGGCGCAGCACTGTGAGGTTTTGTCAGTGCGAGG TACTTGTATTTATGTGCTCGGAGTGATTTCCAAGACCAAGCAGGGCTGCGAGGTGCTGAAGCAGTACGGTTGGGATGCGGTCAGACACAGTCGCAGGACACTGTGGCCCGTCACTCCAGACGAGGTTGACACGCAGCTGATTTCTGAGCTTTCATCTGTTCCGAGCACGCTCAGTCTGAACTCTGAGTCCACCAGTTCGCGCCACAATAGCGAGAGTGAGTCTCAGCCAA ACATGTACATCCCGGATGATGACAAGTGTGATTCTCTGGACCTGTCGGATGAGCCCTGTCTGTATTTTCACTCCAAACCAATCAAGGATCGCAGCCCTTTTACGATCCTGGCTTCCACGCGCTTCGTTCGCCCCCGATTCCTCAACTCTCTGTCCCTCCCCAGCAAGAAACCCAGATCCACCAGTGACCCAAAGACCCTGTCAGGCTCTCGCACCCCAATGGAGCTCATGACAGGCAGCATGAGGCGGACTAGGACAGTGACAGAACCTTCAGCCTACAGTCCAAACCAGGGAGACGGCTTCTCGTCTGTGTTTAATGGCAGAGCAATGCCAAAGAGTCCAACGGTTAGTCTGGAGACGTCTTTTGTTGGGACCAAAGGGGACTCTGAGGAGCATCTTGTGGCCAACAGGCTGGCAAGAGGAGGATGCTCTGGCCTCGGACTCGGTGGTCTTGTTGGACACGGACCGGTGGAGCCCCACAGCCGAGAaaaggagcagagcagccgAGAGCGTTTAGCAGGAGATGGCAGCTCTTCTTCTAGTGCCGGCAATGTTGTcgggggaggagggggtggtgggggcacTCAATTCAAAAGCCGCAGCCAGAGCTTTAACACGGACACCACAACAAGCGGCATCAGCTCCATGAGCTCCAGCCCCTCACGGGAGACCGTTGGAAACCCCGAGCATCCGGAGCCGGAGCCCGACTCCTCTGACTGCGTGAGCCTCAACACCGTCGTCTCTGCCAAGACGGTCAAAACCATCTCCTCCCTGTCCCCCCAGCCACAGACCAACCACATGTCCACCTCATACAAGTCCTCCAACGTCTCCCTGGTACCCCCGGGCTCCTCGCACACTCTGCCCCGCCGGGCCCAGTCTCTCAAATCTCCCTCGGTGACCACCATCAAGAGCCTGGCTGACTGCAGCTTCATGTACACCAGCCCTAGAGATGCGCTGGGCTACGCCACACTGAagaggctgcagcagcagaggataCACCCGTCTTTGTCCCACAGTGAGGCGCTGGCCTCACCTGCTAAGGATGTGCTCTTCACCGACACGATCACCATGAAAACCGGCAGCCTGGACTCCAGATTAACACCTCGCAG GTTCCTGAAAGCTCTGAGCTTCGCTTCTTTAGACAAAGAGGAACTTCTCAGCCCCATCAACCAAAGCACTCTGCAGCGCTGCTCTTCAGTGCGCTCTATGGTCTCCAGTGTCACCTTTGGGTGTAACGATGATTATATCGGCCTTGCGCTGCCAATGAACATCAACGATATTTTCCACATCCGGGACGCAGCCTACTTCCAGCAAAGGGTCAGCCCACCGTCAGAGGAGAGGAAGCGCTTCCTTTTTGGAGATGGAGACG GGGATCGACCTGCTCTCCCACTGCTGAAGCAGCAGTTTAGCATCTCCGAGTTGATCGTGTGCCGAGGTGACACCCAGAACCACATGGTGGGTGCAGAGGAGACGGGCCTGCAGGAGCACACTGAAGAAAACTGCCTCTATTGTGTGGGTTCCATCGTCCTCGGTTACCCCACACAGCCACAGATCAACAGCACCCACCCTCGGACAG atTATGTGGACTTCCAATCATGGGGAGGTCAGAGTGGTCATCGCTTGGAGGTGATGCCTCAGTCGAAGTTCTCTGGGGTGTCTGGCTGCAGTGATGCTGCTGTGTCACAGGGCTCCATGTCCAGCACTCCCACAGCCAATGACATTGTCATCG GTGGAAAGGCGATATCAGAGGACGGCCCTGCCTCTAGAGTATTGCTGAGGAAGGAGGTGCTTCGCCTCATCATCAACCTCAGCTCCTCAGTTGGAACCAAAGGCCATGAAACTGGACTTCTGAC AATTAAAGAGAAGTTTCCGTATGCTTTCGACGACATTTGCCTCTACTCCGAGGTCTCACATCTCTTGTCCCACTGTATGTTCCGCCTGACCTCAAGACGTTTCATACAAGAACTCTTCCAGGATGTGCAATTTATGCCA ATGTACGAGGAAGCAGAGGCAATCTTGACAAAACTACCAAAACCTGGTGAGGAGGATCTAAACCCTCCTGCAGA